A region of the Planktothrix tepida PCC 9214 genome:
TCTGGATCACCATGAACCAATCGAGCTTGAACGGCGGTGGCAATTTCTCCAACGGTTGGTTTCCCTAAGTCTTCGATTTCGGGTAAGAAAAACACCGGATCATCATAAGACCAAATATGTTCCAGTTGATCAGCAACGGATTGAAATTGTTCTAAGGGAATGCGATTAACCATCGTTGCTACTAAGCTACACCCTTGTTCTATAAAGGCTTCTCGTTCACTTTTGACACTGCTAATCAGTTCTTTTATCGTTTTCCCTTGACCATTAGCAACTAATAAAATAGGGGCGGATAATTGATTGGCAATTTCTGCATTTAGGTTAAACTCAAAGGCGGAAATAACATCAGTAAAATCCGTTCCTTCACAGATAATAAAATCACATTTAGCTTCTAAAATTTTATATTTTTCAATAATGCGTTTGAGAATTTCTTCAAGTTGTCCTTCTGCAACTAACGTCCGGGTTTCTTCATGGGTGACTCCATAATAAGTTTCATAGGAAAACTCTAAATGATAGCGACTGGAAATCAGTTCAATATCATTATCTGGTTGGGTTCCCGCATGAATCATAGGACGGAAAAATCCTAACCGTCGAATGCGTTTGGAGAGTAATTCCATGATGCCTAACAGAATCAAGGATTTACCACTATTGGGTTCAATGGCACTAATATATAAATTGTTAATCATAAGTTAAAAATCGGTTAACGTCAGATTTATTCCCTCTCTTTAATTCTAGGCTGATTTTTCAGATCGGTTGTGACTCTTGGCAAAGTTCGGCTTTTTTTTAAGATTGTTACATTTATTAACAATTGGGGAAGATTCACAACTCACCACAATGGGATAATAAGTGATTGGTCTTTAGTAAAATTTTTTATTGATCGCTTCTTATGCCATCCCAATCTCACCGAAATTCCTTAAATCTGGTTCAACGTCCTCGCCGTCTCCGCCGTACCGATGCTTTGCGGCGCATGGTTCAGGAAACCCATCTTACGGTTAATGACTTAATTTATCCTCTATTTGTTATGGAGGGGGAAAACCAAAAAGTTGAGGTTTCTTCCATGCCCGGAAGTTACCGCTATACCTTAGATTTACTTTTAAAAGAAGTCAATGAAGCTTGGGAATTAGGTATCCCCGCCATTGCCTTATTTCCCTTGGTCGCTGAAGAAAAAAAAGATAACGCAGGAACAGAAAGTTATAACCCCGATGGCTTAATTCAACGCACGGTGCGGGCGATTAAACAGGCTATTCCTGAAATTATGATTATCACCGATATTGCTCTTGATCCGTTTTCGAGTAAAGGTCATGATGGCATCGTCAGTGATGACGGGGAAATTCTCAATGATGAAACCGTTGAAGTCTTAGTCAAACAAGCCCTGTCCCATGCGGAAGCGGGGGCTGATATTGTCGCGCCGTCGGATATGATGGATGGTCGCATTGGGGCAATTCGTGAGGGGTTAGATGAAGCGGGATATATTGAAGTCGGGATTTTAGCTTATACTGCCAAATATGCCTCCGCCTATTATGGCCCCTTCCGGGATGCCTTGGATTCCGCTCCTAAATTTGGCGATAAGAAAACCTATCAAATGAACCCCGCCAACTCCAGAGAAGCGTTAACGGAATTGGCTTTGGATGAATGCGAAGGGGCAGATATTGTCATGGTCAAACCCGCTTTAGCGTATTTGGATATTATTCATCTGCTGCGGTCAGCAACAGATCTTCCCGTAGCCGCTTATAACGTCAGTGGGGAATATGCCATGATTAAAGCCGCGGGACAAATGGGTTGGATTGATGAGAAAAAAGTCATGTTAGAAACCTTAACCAGTATTAAACGGGCCGGGGCTGATTTAATTCTCACCTATTTCGCTAAGGAAGTCGCTTTGATTTTACGTTAAGAAAGATTAAAATAAGGCGGGTTTTACATCTTCACCCGCCTCCACCGTAAACTATCAACGGGGAAAACCGGAGACTCGGAAAAAATATAAAGATTATTAATAGATATTTAGATTTTATTTTAATATTTAAAACAATTCTCTTAAAAGTCAATTTTTTATTGAGAATAATTAGCAAAAAGTTGACGGATTCATAGGGGTTCTGGTATAGTAAGAAAAAGGGTATTCAAGGGCTTATTGTGTCTATGGGTAAAAATTCAGTCTATAACCCCCTTGCTGTCGTCAATACTGTATAAAAAATTACCCAGATTTCGTTTAGCGATGCACGGATTTTTGGAAGAGAATATTAAGTCGAGGCTAGGTATCTTGACAAAATTCTTATTTTGTGCATTGACGTTTCTTTTCCCTATTTTAGATTACGACAGTAAAAATAGACCCTTGAGGAGCGTTATTTTCAATAGAAATTGTCCCTCCGTGAGCTTCAACGGCTAATTTACAAAACGCTAAACCTAATCCAATTTGAGGAATTCCTTTGCGAAAAGTTCCGATATCGTATTTCTCAAAAATCCGTTGTCGGCTTTCTTCACTAATCCCAGAACCGCAATCGATTACCTGAATTTTCACCATTGCGTCCGGGGGATAACTGATTCGAAAAGTAACTTGACTTCCTACGGGAGAAAATTTAATAGCATTCGATAATAAATTATCAATCACTCGATGCAAAATCACCGGATCAACAAATATTTGTCTCCCGGCTTCGGGAAACTCATACAATAATTTGATCTGACGATAAGCCACAATTGCTTCAAAATCCGTCACCACTGTATGACCCATTTCAGATAGATCAACCTGCTCATACTCCAAAACGAATTCATCCGTTTGAACTTTAGCTATAATTAATAAACTATTGACTAAGGAAACCATGCGTTTGCTGAGTCGTAAAATATCCTCAACCTTTTGAAGTTGTTTGGGTTGTAATGGGGAAAGTTTGAGAAGTTCACAACTAAATAAAACCCCAGCTAAAGGATTATTCAAATCATGAATAATCATATTCGATAAATCCTCTCTCGCTTGAAGTAACGCTTGTAATTCATCATATTGCTGCTTCATTCTTAACATAGAGCGAATTCGGGCACGCAATTCAATCCCATTCACCGGCTTACTAATAAAATCATCCGCACCTGCATCTAAACAAAGTGCTAAATCTTCTTTAGCCGTTAAAACGGTGACCATAATAATCGGAAGATGACACCAAAGGGGATTTTTTTTGATCTGATGACAAAGTGCAATTCCATCGAACTGTGGCATCATCATATCTAATAAAATCACATCTGGTGATTTGACCGATAAATAGTCCAAGGCTTCAGTGCTGCTCCTGGCAAAACTCAGATCATACCCTTCTTGATATAAAAGAAATTCGATGACATGAAAATTGTCTGGCTCATCATCCACTATCAGCACGGAAGGAGGTAAAGCCATTCTTAACTCCTTTAACAAGATTTTGAGAAGAAAGTTTGTATCGTTTCTAATAATTGTACAAGACGAATGGGTTTCGTTAAATAGACATTTACATTCATTGCTAAATACCGTTCTTGATCTTCCGGCATAGCCAAAGCCGTTAATGCAATAATTGGAATTTGATAAATTGATGAATTTGCTCTAATTTGGCGCATGGCTGTTAATCCATCTATTGGAGGCCTGGAAATATCCATTAAAATCAAGGGCGGTCATTGCTCTTGTGTTATTTTAAGCACGTCTCAACTATTTTTAGCAAGCACAACTTGATAACCTTTGCCATCCCCATACTCCAACTTCAAGTAGTGCTATATCTTTCTTTAAGTAACGACGATAGACGGTTCGATGTTCTGGAGAATCGTCTTGTTGAATTCAAGTTTCAGCGCAGCAGAGAAACTTCTAGCCAATAATGAAGAAAATGCTTGATTTTCTGTTTGAATTCATCTATTCCTATAGGTTTTAAAAGATAACTGTTAGCTCCGTATAGATAGCAGGTTTCTATATCTTTAGGGTTGGAAGATGAGGTTAAGACAATAATCGGGATACTTTTTAGCATTATATCTTGTTTTACCTGGTAAATAACCTCCCGACCATCCGTTCCCGGTAAGTTCAGATCCAGAAGAATTAAATCTGGAACAGGTGCGATATCGGGATTAGAATAATGATCTTGATGATACAAATAAGCTAACGCATCGTCTCCATCCATAACCCTATAAATCCGATTAGAATAGGATAACTGTCGCATCACCCGTTT
Encoded here:
- a CDS encoding response regulator; the protein is MQYQRTILVVEDSDEDFTAFKRVMRQLSYSNRIYRVMDGDDALAYLYHQDHYSNPDIAPVPDLILLDLNLPGTDGREVIYQVKQDIMLKSIPIIVLTSSSNPKDIETCYLYGANSYLLKPIGIDEFKQKIKHFLHYWLEVSLLR
- the hemB gene encoding porphobilinogen synthase, whose protein sequence is MPSQSHRNSLNLVQRPRRLRRTDALRRMVQETHLTVNDLIYPLFVMEGENQKVEVSSMPGSYRYTLDLLLKEVNEAWELGIPAIALFPLVAEEKKDNAGTESYNPDGLIQRTVRAIKQAIPEIMIITDIALDPFSSKGHDGIVSDDGEILNDETVEVLVKQALSHAEAGADIVAPSDMMDGRIGAIREGLDEAGYIEVGILAYTAKYASAYYGPFRDALDSAPKFGDKKTYQMNPANSREALTELALDECEGADIVMVKPALAYLDIIHLLRSATDLPVAAYNVSGEYAMIKAAGQMGWIDEKKVMLETLTSIKRAGADLILTYFAKEVALILR
- a CDS encoding response regulator, with amino-acid sequence MDISRPPIDGLTAMRQIRANSSIYQIPIIALTALAMPEDQERYLAMNVNVYLTKPIRLVQLLETIQTFFSKSC
- a CDS encoding hybrid sensor histidine kinase/response regulator; translated protein: MALPPSVLIVDDEPDNFHVIEFLLYQEGYDLSFARSSTEALDYLSVKSPDVILLDMMMPQFDGIALCHQIKKNPLWCHLPIIMVTVLTAKEDLALCLDAGADDFISKPVNGIELRARIRSMLRMKQQYDELQALLQAREDLSNMIIHDLNNPLAGVLFSCELLKLSPLQPKQLQKVEDILRLSKRMVSLVNSLLIIAKVQTDEFVLEYEQVDLSEMGHTVVTDFEAIVAYRQIKLLYEFPEAGRQIFVDPVILHRVIDNLLSNAIKFSPVGSQVTFRISYPPDAMVKIQVIDCGSGISEESRQRIFEKYDIGTFRKGIPQIGLGLAFCKLAVEAHGGTISIENNAPQGSIFTVVI